The Desmodus rotundus isolate HL8 chromosome 3, HLdesRot8A.1, whole genome shotgun sequence genome includes a region encoding these proteins:
- the RASSF8 gene encoding ras association domain-containing protein 8, translated as MELKVWVDGVQRIVCGVTEVTTCQEVVIALAQAIGRTGRYTLIEKWRDTERHLAPHENPIISLNKWGQYASDVQLILRRTGPSLSERPTSDSVARIPERTLYRQSLPPLAKLRPQIDKSIKRREPKRKSLTFTGGAKGLMEIFGKGKETEFKQKVLNNCKTTADELKKLIHLQTEKLQSIEKELKSNEIEIRFWEQKYNSNLEEEIVRLEQKIKRNDVEIEEEEFWENELQIEQENEKQLKDQLQEIRQKITECESKLKDYLAQIQTMESGLEAEKLQREVQEAQVNEEEVKGKIGKVRGEIDIQGQQSLRLENGIKAVERSLGQATKRLQDKEQELEQLTKELRQVNLQQFIQQTGTKVTVLPAEPIEVEASHADIEREAPFQSGSLKRPGSSRQLPSNLRILQNPISSGFNPEGIYV; from the exons ATGGAACTTAAAGTATGGGTGGATGGAGTTCAGAGGATTGTTTGCGGGGTCACCGAAGTCACAACTTGCCAGGAGGTTGTAATAGCCTTAGCCCAAGCGATAG GTCGAACTGGAAGGTACACGCTAATAGAAAAATGGAGAGATACCGAAAGACATTTGGCACCTCACGAAAACCCTATCATATCCTTAAACAAATGGGGGCAGTACGCTAGTGACGTACAGCTTATTTTACGTCGGACGGGGCCGTCTCTCAGTGAGCGGCCCACTTCAGACAGTGTGGCTCGAATTCCTGAAAGAACTTTGTACAGGCAGAGTTTGCCCCCCTTAGCTAAACTGAGGCCTCAGATTGACAAATCAATCAAACGGAGAGAACCTAAAAGGAAGTCGTTAACATTTACAGGAGGTGCCAAAGGATTAATGGAAATTTTTGGAAAGGGTAAAGAAACTGAATTTAAGCAAAAGGTGCTGAATAACTGCAAAACAACGGCAGATGAGCTGAAGAAGCTGATCCATTTGCAGACAGAGAAGCTTCAATCCATTGAGAAAGAgctaaaatcaaatgaaatagaaataagatTTTGGGAGCAAAAATATAATTCTAACCTTGAAGAGGAAATTGTTCGCCTGGAGCAAAAGATCAAAAGAAATGATGTAGAAATTGAAGAGGAAGAATTTTGGGAAAATGAATTACAGAttgaacaggaaaatgaaaaacagctGAAGGATCAACTTcaagaaataagacagaaaataacaGAATGTGAGAGCAAATTAAAGGACTATTTGGCTCAGATCCAGACTATGGAAAGCGGTCTTGAGGCAGAAAAATTGCAACgggaagtccaggaggcacaaGTCAATGAAGAAGAGGTTAAAGGAAAAATCGGTAAGGTCAGAGGGGAAATTGACATTCAAGGCCAGCAGAGTCTGAGGCTGGAAAATGGCATTAAAGCTGTGGAAAGGTCTCTTGGACAAGCCACCAAACGATTACAG GACAAAGAACAAGAACTGGAGCAGTTGACTAAAGAGCTGCGGCAGGTCAACCTCCAGCAATTCATCCAGCAGACAGGGACAAAAGTGACCGTTCTGCCAGCGGAGCCCATCGAAGTAGAGGCCTCGCATGCAGACATAGAAAGGG AGGCACCATTCCAGTCAGGGTCCCTGAAGCGGCCCGGCTCATCTCGGCAGCTCCCCAGTAATCTTCGTATTCTGCAGAACCCCATCTCATCCGGCTTTAACCCTGAAGGCATATATGTATAA